CAGGTGCTGACAGGTGTCGCCGGCCTGTCAGGGCGGCCACCCCACCCAGAGGTGCGATATGGACCACCACAAGCGGTCGGAACCGCGACTCACGCCGTCCGGGCGTGGACCTGGCGGACGCGCCGCTCTGATCCTCGTCCTGATGATCTCCCTGATCTGCGGTGCCGTGGCCGCCGCGAGCCTGTGGAGTTCCGGAGCCAGGGCCGACCGTGAACTCGCCGCCCACCGCCATCAGGTGCGGGCGACCACCACCGGGCCGGCCAAGGATCCGCCCGTGGCCACCCGGTTCGGGTCGACACCGAGCTCCGTCGCGCCCGCGGTCTGGGAACAGCCCGATCACGTCCGTCGGTCCGGCACCGTCCACGTTCCTCCGCGCACGCCCCAGGGCGTCACGGTGACGATCTGGGTGGACGACACCGGCACCCCCGCTCGCCCCCCGGGCAGTGCCGCCGACCGTGTGCTGACCTCGATCTCGGGCGGGGTCGTCGCCACGGCCGCCGTCGGAGCGATGGGGGCCGGCGCGCTCCTCCTCGTACGACGGCGGACCGAAGTCCGCCGGCTCGCGGCTTGGGAACGGGAGTGGGAACAGGTCGAACCCGTGTGGTCCGGTCGCTTCCGCCGGGGGCGCGCTCCGGGGGCCGACGACGACTGACCGCGCGGCGCCTTCAGCGGCGAGCAGCCACGACTTGACCAGCCACAGCGCCGGCGGGCAGCGTCGCCGACGACCGTGGGGGTCGTCAGATCCGCGACACTCCGGTGCCCCATCGCTCGTCATCTGCCCACGCCCTCGGTGGTGAGCTCGCACCGTACGTCCACCACGCCTTCGACAGCCCGCGCCAGGCGTTCCGCGAGGGGGATGCGGGAGCTGTCGCGCACGGTGCCGGACAGGGTCACGACACCGCCGTCGACACGGACGTCGACCTGGGAGCGAGAGAGGGGGAACAAGTGCTCGATGACCTCGCGGCGCACCTCGGCGGCGAGGTCGTCGTCCGTCCGGAGGAAGACCTTGAGGAGGTCGGAGCGGCTCACGATCCCCTGGATCGTGCCGCTCCCGTCGACGACCGGCAGCCGCTTGACGCGATGGGCGGCCATGAGGCGTGCGGCCTGGGGAAGTGATGCCTCGCGGCCGATGGTGACAGCGGGAGTGGTCATCAGGTCGTCGGCCCGGCGAGAGCCGGCCCTGGCCGTGGCGTCGCCCCTGCGCAGCTGCTCGACGAGGCCGAGGCGGTGGTCGTGGAACTCCTCCTTGAGGAGCAGATCGGCCTCGGAGACCACTCCGACGACGCGGCCCTCGCCCTCGACCACGGGCACGGCGGTGACCTTCCACCGCTCCATGGTGGTGACGATCTCCTTGAACTCCGCGCCGGGCAGGACGGCGACGACCTTCTTGGTCATCACGTCGGCGACGGTGAACGGCTGGGTGGTCATGACTCTCTCCTCAGCGGGCGTACGCGAGGGTTTCCGCGCCGACGCGCGGGATGAGGCGGTCCGGAGCGTCCGAGTGGTGCTCATGGTGTCCTCCAGCCCTTCCTCACATGGTCCCGCGCGGCGGGCGGGCACGGGGAGGGCCGCGCAGGTCCGATTGGCGCGGCCGAAGGGCCCGCCTCAGCGGACCAGGACGGCCTCCCCGGAGCGGGGGACGACGGCCGTCCAGCCCAGTTCGTGGTCGATGCGGTCGCGCAGTGCCTCGGACGCGGCCGGTTCGCCGTGGACGAGGTAGGTGGTGTGCGGGGGAGGGGCGCCGCGCAGCCAGTCGATGATGTGGCCGGCGTCGGCGTGGGCCGAGAAGTGGGGGACGTCGGCGACCTCGGCCCGTACGGGCACGTACTCGCCGAACATCTTGAGCGTCCGGGCGCCGTCCACCAGGTCCCGTGCCCGGGTGCCGGCCGCGGCGAAGCCGACCACGAGGACGGCGTTGCGCGGATCGGGGAGCAGTCGGTGGAGGTGGTGCAGGACGCGGCCGCCGGTGGCCATGCCGGCCGAGGAGACGATGACGGCGGGGCCCTCTGCCTCGTTGATCTCGATGGAATCCTGGACGGTGCGCGCGGCGAGGAACGGCGCGGGGCTCAGCGCGGCCTCTCCCTCGGCGAGGATCTCCGGCCGCAGCTCGGGGGAGCGCTCGCGCACCGCGTCCCGGTAGACGTCGAGGGCGGCCAGGGCCATGGGGCTGTCCACGTACACGGGGACCGACCGGGGCAGGCCGCCGGTGTCGCGCAGCCGGCTCAGTTCGTGCAGGACGACCTCGGTACGGTCGATCGCGAACGCCGGGATGACGATGGTGCCGCCGCGGGCGAGGGCGCGGGAGATGACGGCGGCGAACTCGGACCGGGCGGACTCCTGGTCGTGGCGCCGGTCGCCGTACGTGGACTCCACGAGCAGCGCGTTCGCGCCCGAGAACGGCTCGGGCGGCAGCAGCAGTGGGTGTCCGGGCCGCCCCAGGTCTCCGGAGAAGGCCAGGGTGTGGCCGTCCTCCAGGGTCAGGTGCGCCCACGCGGAACCGAGGATGTGTCCGCCGTGGTGGAGGGTCAGCCGGTTGCCGGCCATGATCTCGACGTCCTCGCCGATCGGGACGGGGTCGAAGTACGCCAGCGTCTTCTCGACGTCGGAGTCGTCGTAGAGAGGCTCGGCCGGGCGGTGCTTGGACCAGCCGTGCTCGTCGGCGTGCCGGGCGGCCTCCATCTGGAGGCGGGCGCTGTCGCGCAGCACGATCCCTGCCAGCCGGGCGGTGTGGGCGGTGGTGAGGATCGGTCCCCGGAAGCCTTGCCGGACCAGACGGGGCAGGTAGCCGCAGTGGTCCAGATGTGCATGGGTC
This is a stretch of genomic DNA from Streptomyces sp. R44. It encodes these proteins:
- a CDS encoding MBL fold metallo-hydrolase RNA specificity domain-containing protein; this encodes MSETAPNPAPTASRPALLSFLGGVGTVTGSKFLVESDHARILLDCGLFQGFATLRRRNWERFARDAADLDAVVVTHAHLDHCGYLPRLVRQGFRGPILTTAHTARLAGIVLRDSARLQMEAARHADEHGWSKHRPAEPLYDDSDVEKTLAYFDPVPIGEDVEIMAGNRLTLHHGGHILGSAWAHLTLEDGHTLAFSGDLGRPGHPLLLPPEPFSGANALLVESTYGDRRHDQESARSEFAAVISRALARGGTIVIPAFAIDRTEVVLHELSRLRDTGGLPRSVPVYVDSPMALAALDVYRDAVRERSPELRPEILAEGEAALSPAPFLAARTVQDSIEINEAEGPAVIVSSAGMATGGRVLHHLHRLLPDPRNAVLVVGFAAAGTRARDLVDGARTLKMFGEYVPVRAEVADVPHFSAHADAGHIIDWLRGAPPPHTTYLVHGEPAASEALRDRIDHELGWTAVVPRSGEAVLVR
- a CDS encoding CBS domain-containing protein, whose amino-acid sequence is MTTQPFTVADVMTKKVVAVLPGAEFKEIVTTMERWKVTAVPVVEGEGRVVGVVSEADLLLKEEFHDHRLGLVEQLRRGDATARAGSRRADDLMTTPAVTIGREASLPQAARLMAAHRVKRLPVVDGSGTIQGIVSRSDLLKVFLRTDDDLAAEVRREVIEHLFPLSRSQVDVRVDGGVVTLSGTVRDSSRIPLAERLARAVEGVVDVRCELTTEGVGR